The following coding sequences lie in one Lichenicola cladoniae genomic window:
- the tnpA gene encoding IS66-like element accessory protein TnpA: protein MPQITLLTGPERRRRWSWDERRRILNAAFMPGAVVADVSRQFEVSTSLIYKWRRQAMTETSMPFAPAVLLPEAAPIASPADTTAITVELVNGTRLRIDAQASPALVTAALQALR from the coding sequence ATGCCGCAGATAACCTTGCTGACGGGTCCGGAGCGGCGACGTCGGTGGAGTTGGGACGAGCGTCGCCGGATCTTGAATGCGGCCTTCATGCCTGGCGCCGTTGTGGCGGACGTTTCCCGCCAGTTCGAAGTCTCGACAAGCCTGATCTACAAGTGGCGACGACAAGCCATGACTGAGACGAGCATGCCGTTCGCACCGGCGGTTCTGCTGCCCGAGGCAGCACCCATCGCGTCTCCGGCCGACACGACAGCAATTACCGTGGAACTGGTCAACGGAACCCGACTGAGGATCGACGCCCAGGCGTCGCCAGCTTTGGTGACCGCCGCACTTCAGGCTTTGCGATGA
- the tnpB gene encoding IS66 family insertion sequence element accessory protein TnpB (TnpB, as the term is used for proteins encoded by IS66 family insertion elements, is considered an accessory protein, since TnpC, encoded by a neighboring gene, is a DDE family transposase.), with protein sequence MIPIASGVRIWIATGHTDMRRGMPGLALLVQEGFGRDPFAGDVFVFRGRTGSLLKALWHDGLGLSLYAKRLDRGRFVWPQTVDGVVALTAGQMSYLLEGIDWRNPQQTWRPQSAG encoded by the coding sequence ATGATCCCGATCGCCAGTGGGGTGCGCATCTGGATAGCAACCGGTCACACCGACATGCGTCGCGGCATGCCGGGCCTGGCGCTGCTGGTGCAGGAGGGATTTGGCCGCGACCCGTTCGCGGGCGACGTCTTTGTTTTCCGCGGCCGCACCGGTTCGTTGCTCAAGGCGCTTTGGCATGACGGGCTTGGACTGTCGCTGTATGCCAAGCGCCTGGATCGCGGGCGCTTCGTCTGGCCCCAGACGGTGGACGGCGTCGTGGCCCTGACAGCTGGCCAGATGAGCTATCTTTTAGAGGGAATTGATTGGCGCAATCCGCAGCAGACGTGGCGGCCGCAATCGGCGGGATAA
- a CDS encoding histidine kinase dimerization/phosphoacceptor domain -containing protein produces MIDWVAVAAAAFERAASLTSVFEQAAVEFRRLTRFDRVMVYRLLDNAAGKVLAEDKRKDLYSFLNQHFPASDIPQQARALYVRNVLRVIPDAFYEPVALRPSRTGSEPLDMSDCSLRSVSPMHLMYLQNMGVQASSSFSIVRNGILWGLVACHNEMPRSLTYHVSAAWRSLAASLRRQIKAKDEAENFRQRIRLRSFEDDIVALLSREGSLYDALSDHLDEIGRMMGGDGVAVLRGRELITSGICPSDNEIGALAVWLSDRAVVPVFSTDSLSRVYPAGARFQKLVSGVLSVPLSVDEPWLLLWFRAEEIETVEWAGNPHKEHSLDSCIPLTPRASFEACAEIVRGRARAWSLAEVEAATRLRSALADVQRNRRLRELNGNLTRILQDKDLLLQQKAFLIGEVNHRVQNSILLVFTFLGLQANTSTNVELQEALEEARRRLTAVALVHRRLYRGDHVEVVDGARYIEELCADTFSFMGQDWAKHLALDLMPVLIATDRAVTLGLVLTELLINSNKYAYAVSLRRVPPCGAVAQL; encoded by the coding sequence GTGATCGACTGGGTAGCAGTGGCAGCGGCCGCATTCGAGCGGGCTGCGTCACTGACATCTGTCTTCGAGCAGGCCGCCGTCGAGTTCCGGCGGCTGACCAGGTTTGATCGGGTCATGGTGTACCGGCTATTGGACAACGCCGCGGGCAAGGTCCTGGCGGAGGACAAGAGGAAGGATCTGTACTCGTTCCTCAACCAACACTTTCCCGCATCCGACATTCCACAGCAGGCGCGAGCGCTGTATGTCCGCAATGTGCTGCGGGTCATTCCCGACGCGTTCTACGAGCCGGTCGCCCTGCGACCGAGCCGGACGGGATCCGAGCCGCTCGACATGAGCGACTGCAGCCTGCGCAGCGTCTCGCCGATGCACCTGATGTATCTCCAGAACATGGGTGTGCAGGCCTCCTCCTCGTTCTCGATAGTGCGCAATGGCATCCTATGGGGCCTGGTCGCCTGTCACAATGAGATGCCCCGATCGCTGACCTACCATGTCAGCGCCGCCTGGCGGTCGCTGGCAGCCAGCCTGAGACGGCAAATCAAGGCGAAGGACGAGGCGGAAAACTTTCGCCAACGCATCCGGTTGCGCAGTTTCGAGGATGACATCGTCGCCCTGCTCTCCCGGGAGGGCTCGCTGTACGATGCCTTGTCCGACCATCTGGACGAGATCGGCCGGATGATGGGCGGCGATGGCGTGGCGGTGCTGCGCGGGCGCGAGCTGATCACCAGCGGGATTTGCCCCAGCGATAATGAGATCGGGGCTCTCGCGGTATGGCTGTCGGATCGCGCCGTCGTGCCGGTGTTTTCTACCGACAGCCTGTCGCGCGTCTACCCGGCCGGCGCCAGGTTCCAGAAACTGGTTAGCGGTGTGCTGTCGGTGCCCCTGTCGGTCGACGAGCCGTGGCTGCTGCTCTGGTTCCGGGCCGAAGAGATCGAAACCGTCGAGTGGGCCGGCAACCCGCACAAGGAGCATAGTCTCGATTCCTGCATACCGTTGACGCCGCGGGCGTCGTTCGAGGCCTGCGCCGAGATCGTCCGCGGACGCGCTCGGGCCTGGTCGCTCGCGGAGGTCGAGGCGGCTACGCGGCTGCGATCTGCGTTGGCTGACGTGCAGCGAAACCGGCGCCTGCGCGAGCTCAACGGCAACCTGACCAGGATCCTGCAGGACAAGGATCTTCTCCTGCAACAGAAGGCGTTCCTGATCGGCGAGGTCAATCATCGCGTGCAGAACAGCATTCTGCTGGTCTTCACTTTTTTGGGTCTGCAGGCCAACACATCGACCAACGTGGAGCTGCAGGAAGCCCTGGAAGAAGCCCGCCGGCGCCTGACCGCCGTGGCACTGGTCCACCGCCGGCTCTACCGCGGTGACCATGTTGAGGTGGTCGACGGCGCCCGCTACATCGAAGAGCTGTGCGCGGACACCTTCTCCTTTATGGGCCAGGACTGGGCGAAGCACCTAGCCCTGGATCTGATGCCAGTGCTGATCGCCACCGACCGCGCGGTGACCCTGGGTCTGGTGCTGACCGAGTTGCTGATCAACTCAAACAAGTATGCTTATGCCGTATCCCTCCGCCGGGTGCCGCCTTGTGGTGCGGTAGCTCAACTGTGA
- a CDS encoding SOS response-associated peptidase: MIPRLRQSSTAAWVTQRHFPRVPLWPLDISQVLHHSFVMTSRFVSAQPQNILQTVFATASSDLGTGPNFNVSQGQKVSVVRRNMVTGRRELQLMHWGLIPSWSKGRGKQPTAAPVERLKTSGMFRLAVALRRCIVPMDAFYEWDQTTRAQQPFAFDRQDRALLAVAGLWDLWQDPFGYEVSSFSIITTTANTLMAAVHDRMPVVLEPEDWDVWLNKGPLELLRPAREDVLCRWRVSNRVNERDNNDSRNLISATASLPFQKIH, from the coding sequence ATGATCCCAAGACTGCGGCAAAGCTCCACTGCCGCGTGGGTAACGCAGCGCCATTTCCCCCGCGTCCCGCTGTGGCCGCTCGACATATCTCAAGTTTTGCATCACAGTTTCGTTATGACATCCCGATTTGTCTCCGCTCAACCTCAGAATATTCTGCAGACCGTCTTCGCAACGGCTAGCTCTGACCTGGGCACGGGCCCCAACTTCAACGTTAGCCAGGGCCAGAAGGTCTCGGTTGTGCGCCGCAACATGGTCACCGGTCGTCGTGAGTTGCAGCTGATGCACTGGGGCCTGATCCCCAGCTGGTCGAAAGGCAGGGGCAAGCAACCGACGGCTGCACCGGTAGAGCGACTTAAGACGTCGGGAATGTTCAGGCTCGCCGTGGCCCTGCGGCGCTGCATCGTGCCGATGGATGCATTCTACGAATGGGATCAGACAACCAGAGCACAACAACCCTTTGCGTTCGATCGACAGGACAGAGCGCTGCTAGCCGTCGCTGGATTATGGGACTTGTGGCAGGATCCTTTCGGCTACGAAGTAAGTTCCTTCAGCATCATAACTACGACAGCCAATACCTTGATGGCGGCGGTCCATGACCGCATGCCCGTGGTTCTTGAGCCTGAAGATTGGGACGTGTGGCTTAACAAAGGGCCGCTTGAGTTATTGCGACCCGCAAGAGAGGACGTTCTGTGTCGGTGGCGGGTGAGCAACCGGGTCAATGAACGTGACAACAACGACTCAAGAAATCTGATTTCAGCAACTGCATCGCTTCCCTTTCAGAAGATCCATTGA
- the tnpC gene encoding IS66 family transposase translates to MDTELAALPDDIDTLKAALLAARADVVRVTAEAAAALARQSSDQALIAHLKLLIEKLQRDRFGPRSERTARLLEQMELQLEELEASATEDELAAEAAAAKTTAVTGFTRKRPARRPFPEHLPRERVVIAGPSACACCGGTRLSRLGEDVTETLEVIPRSWKVIQHVREKFSCRDCERISQPPAPFHVTPRGWAGPNLLAMILFEKFGQHQPLNRQAERYAREGVAVSLSTLADQVGACTAVLMPLFGRLAAHVMAAERLHGDDTTVPVLARGKTDIARLWVYVRDDRPFNGPAPPGAVFHYSHDRGGEHPQSHLAAYTGILQADAYGGYGKLYEPGRRPGPIVEAACWAHARRKFFVLADLAGSARRAAHGKAPAVLSPICLEAVQRIDALFDIERDINGHSAAERRTTRQALSLPLVIDLQNWLGAQRVKLARGNDVAKAIDYMLKRWTAFTRFLDDGRVCLSNNAAERALRGIALGRKSWLFCGSDRGGQRAAVMYSLIVTAKMNDIDPQVWLADVLARIAEHPAQRLDELLPWNWAAAKSSAVDQAA, encoded by the coding sequence GTGGACACCGAGCTCGCCGCCCTGCCGGACGACATCGACACGCTCAAGGCAGCGCTGCTGGCAGCACGAGCCGATGTCGTCCGGGTCACTGCCGAGGCCGCCGCCGCGCTGGCGCGGCAGTCCAGCGACCAGGCCTTGATCGCCCATTTGAAACTGCTGATCGAGAAACTCCAGCGCGACCGCTTCGGGCCACGCTCGGAGCGCACCGCCCGCCTGCTGGAGCAGATGGAGCTGCAGCTGGAGGAGCTGGAAGCATCGGCCACCGAGGACGAGCTGGCTGCCGAGGCCGCCGCGGCCAAGACCACGGCCGTCACCGGCTTTACCCGCAAGCGCCCGGCCCGGCGCCCGTTTCCCGAACACCTGCCTCGCGAGCGCGTCGTCATCGCAGGTCCGTCGGCCTGCGCCTGCTGCGGCGGCACACGGCTGTCCAGGCTGGGGGAGGACGTCACGGAGACCCTGGAGGTCATCCCGCGCAGCTGGAAAGTCATCCAGCATGTGCGTGAGAAATTCTCCTGCCGCGATTGCGAGCGCATCAGCCAGCCCCCGGCGCCGTTCCACGTGACGCCCCGCGGCTGGGCCGGACCGAACCTGCTGGCCATGATCTTGTTCGAAAAGTTCGGCCAGCATCAGCCGCTCAACCGGCAGGCAGAACGCTATGCCCGCGAGGGTGTGGCGGTCAGCCTGTCGACCCTGGCCGACCAGGTCGGTGCCTGCACAGCCGTGCTGATGCCGCTGTTTGGGCGCTTGGCTGCTCATGTCATGGCGGCAGAACGGCTGCATGGCGATGACACCACGGTGCCGGTGCTGGCCCGCGGCAAGACCGACATCGCCCGTCTCTGGGTCTATGTGCGCGACGATCGGCCGTTCAACGGTCCCGCTCCGCCGGGCGCGGTGTTCCACTACTCGCACGATCGCGGCGGCGAACACCCGCAAAGCCATCTGGCAGCCTACACCGGCATCCTGCAGGCCGACGCCTATGGCGGCTATGGCAAGCTCTATGAACCGGGACGCAGACCTGGGCCGATCGTGGAAGCCGCCTGCTGGGCGCATGCACGTCGGAAGTTTTTCGTGCTGGCCGACCTTGCGGGCAGCGCGCGCCGCGCAGCGCACGGCAAGGCCCCAGCGGTTCTGTCGCCGATCTGCCTGGAAGCCGTGCAACGCATCGACGCCCTATTCGACATCGAACGCGACATCAACGGCCACAGCGCTGCTGAGCGCCGGACGACCCGGCAGGCCTTGTCACTTCCCCTGGTGATCGACCTGCAGAACTGGTTGGGCGCGCAACGGGTCAAGCTCGCGCGTGGCAACGACGTCGCCAAAGCCATCGACTACATGCTGAAACGCTGGACGGCGTTCACCCGGTTCCTGGACGATGGACGTGTCTGCCTCAGCAACAACGCGGCCGAACGCGCGCTGAGGGGCATTGCACTTGGGCGAAAGTCTTGGCTGTTCTGTGGTTCGGATCGTGGCGGACAGCGTGCTGCGGTCATGTACAGCTTGATCGTCACGGCCAAGATGAACGACATCGACCCGCAGGTTTGGCTGGCTGACGTGCTGGCCCGCATCGCGGAACATCCGGCGCAGCGCCTCGATGAGTTGCTGCCTTGGAACTGGGCCGCAGCCAAATCCAGCGCCGTCGATCAGGCCGCCTAA